CAATTGAATTGGCTCTCGTTGTATCACCCTTTACCCAGTGTGGAGGCGTGGGATTGGACTTTCACATTTATGTAATTAGACCCACCCCTTCCATGAATCTCATTGATGCTGGTGTTGGACTGTGGACTTAATCATCTCCATTTACACAGTGATTTCTGTGACACCATTTGCTGggatcttataataataataataataatatcttcAATAACAGAAAATGTGCTTGTCAGGGTTAGCTGTCCATGGTCTCTCTTGACCATAAATCTCCCAAGACCGGTCCAATAGGTTTCTTTCAGAGTGCAGCGTCCAAGCAGAGGCTGGTTTGGAGTCGAGGTTGTGGTTCGAAAGGCCTTGGGGTTCAGAGGAAGGTCCTTCCATCAAATAACCAGGCACAGGTCAGTTCTTAGGTTAGGGACCATGATGGAGGATAGAGAGCACAATAAACGCGAGACCCTAGATTCCATGGGCATTTCAAAAATGTCCTTCACGGTATGTTTGGATCCAGCTGATGTGAAAGGTGTGAAACATGCACTTGTCAATGGGGGGAAAAAATATCCTTCCTCTAAATGCGCAAATGGCTTTCTGGGTCAGGCTCTACAGAACATTGAGACAGAAAAAAACAGATGAAAAGAAAACAAACGGGGAGGATGTGTAGGCCTACATCTTTGGCCTGCATGGGCTTGTCTTCCATCTGGAGAGCGTTAGACACAGAGAGCTTTGGGGAACCTGCAGACAGGGAGAGAACAAGGTAGTGTTAATCATGTCTCTATTTAGACACGAAACACAAACGCAACCCCATGCACTGACAAATGTATATATGTAAGATTGAGGCCCATTGGTGCGCTAGAGTATAAGCAGGTAGTAACATTATTATAGTAACATGATCCCACCTGTCCTCAGTGAATCCCTCaatctcctcctcatcatcatcattcagCTCCATGTCCAACTCATTGTCCAGACAATCGCGGCCATACCCACTCAGGACACTTTGGAAGTAAAGCAGAAATATCATGACTCCTTATTCAAACATACCGGTACATCTGTTTGCTCTGGTTGACAGATTGTTTCTGGAGGTTTTGGAGATATGTTAGTCCCCTTCCCTAGCCTTTTATCCTCCTGGTAATGGATTACAGTCCCATACCACATGAGACCAGACAGGCTTTAGGTTGTGTACAAGCTGCCTCGGCACGTCAAGCCCAATCAACTCCTGAGTGCTGTATAGTGAAAGCCACCCCCCAGAACCAGTAGAATATGCTGGTTTGGTGTGAGCAATTCATACCAGCAATGCGAAACAGATTTTCTGATTTTATATTCATACATGGTGGACCATAGAAGTTCATCCACAGGCCACCAACTATTTCATACTGGCTGTAGAACTAACAAACTCATATGCATTGTCAAAGATTGCATGGAGACAGTGAGGCCTGCTGTGGCTGCTCACCTGATGGAGCGACAGGTGAAGAATACAATCCTCTTCAGCCTCTTGTTGTAGAAGAAGTAGTTGAAGGACCAGAGGCTGCCTTCCTCACCAAAGGGGTCTGAGTCCAGGTCAGGATTGTAGCTGAGGACAAAGAGGGACAAATAAATATACTGGCAGCAAACACAAGAATCAgaaaacatactgtacatgtaccTTCACACACACCTGTATATGTCACATTCCTGCAGGCTAATTTCCTTGTCGATGGAGTTCCACAGCTCTGGCCCCAGGGAGTTGAACTCCACTCCAACTGATGAGTACAGGCTGCTGTTTACTGCATTCGCCACCTGGAGGAGGCATGGCACACAATCATTACTTCTCATTCTCCTCACAGATGAATAGACCTCTTAAGGCCTTTGTAGGCTGTATGTCGGATTCAGACTTCTACGATTATCACGTCACACTGTGCAATGTTACCAAATTAAAATCTTGATATCAACCTGGCAAGATTGTACGATTTTCTTCAGTTCTGTCGTCACATTCTGCAATTGGCTTGCGAGGCTACGTCAGCTGACGTAGGCTGTCAACTGCAGCGCTGTATTTGATCTGTGGATGTGCCAACACCAGCAGCGCAAACCTCACTCACTGCTTACATgcgagtgaagtgagtttggaaaaactgaaagtatacACCTTAGAAATAGTTCACATACAAACTTtctatgtccgaactcagaatcaaataggctttcccaaataacatggtcgctgtggtagaacgttcATTTTGATTGGTGATTTTGTGCATTTATCAaaatcccatcaggtagcctgatttcagatgtgtcattTAGCCTAAACAAGacaattattagggaaatcattATTCTTGCACAGCATGTAAAAGtttaaatcaaactattatattaatctgactattcacaataatcgtattattgtgtgcataCTCTGTGCCGGCCGTGTTCCTATTGGTCAGTCACCGGGATCGGCTTGTAACACTAGCCACACTACACGATAAAGGCAAAACAAATCTGACACTGCCAGAACTTTGCCAGAGCCTACGACCGCACAGTGGTACTTAAATcggcagacctagaccctgtcacactgaacgaGTCAAGACATCCGACAATCATTTACGATTTAAGATTTTGTCCAGGACTGCAAAATCGTGGCATAAGATGGCTAAAATCgtacagcaggggtgtcaaactcaattcctgaagggcctcccttgtacttgattgatcaatTAAGATGATCTATTAGTTAGGTTGTAATTAAGGTTTTTGATAAGTCACTTGGTTGTTGAGGTCTTAATTAGACAAACTGAAAGGTAATAAAATGAACCAGCAGAGACACAGCCCTCCAGGAATTGAGCTTGACACCTCTATCTTACAGCCTGTGATGTTGCATAAGCCCCTTATGGGAAAATTCACTACCTTCCCCTTATGTGTATGGCTTTGTTACAATGTgcttccgggacttgcatgggaTGATTCAGAGCATCTGTATATGAGTATGTGAGCAATTCTGAAATTAGGCTTGAACGGCTGTCTAACTGGGTTGGTTTAAAGTCATCCTAATGTGGTCTAATCATGAGAGGAGCAGAGGCTTTGCTACTGACCCAGTTGAGGCTGGGCTCCCGGCTGAACTCGTGGCCCCGAGCTGCACTGAAGTCATAGTCGGGCCTGAATGACTCATTGAGCGTGGTGATGAGGTAGAACAATGTCTTCCTGCAACACTTGTCACTCAGAGGGTTCTCACCATCCTCACTGCTCTTCCCCAGTCTGCACAAAACAAGGGAGATAAGAAGAGAGCGCAAGGGAGAGAGTGGAGTTATTTGGTTGGGAAGTAAAAAATATGATGTGCCACATAAGAGACTGATAGTGTGATAAAACACCAGTATCTACCGAGtagtattcattagtgcacaccgtagcaaaacatttcacAATGGAAAACATTGTGGTATCTGTTTGGCATCTGTTTCGTTCCTTGTGATCATACCCATGTTATGCAAACATTGAGAAGGGGTGTGGCTGTGGTACTTACTGGGGTGGGCTGGTGGCGCTGGACTGGGGGGGCGAGAGGGCCTCTAGGACATGTGGTTCCCCCTCCTGGCAGAACTGCTTAAACATGTGCTTGTCATCACCAGCCATCTTGCAGGAGTAGCTCTCGATCCTTAAGAGACAGACAAAACCCAGAGTTAAACTGTTGGCATTGTATTAAAAGTGGAATTCCTTTAATCTACTGACTGCGGAGGACATGGGTATTGTGCCAAACTAATTCAATAGTGCAAACAGTACCGTATCTCATAACACATTGTCTGGTGCTTTGTGTTTATTGCTTTTAACAAGTCTCggttttctgtgtctctgtttcatTGTGTTCTATTTGAGGGATGTGGCTGGAATGCCACTAGGTTCAGGGAGTGGAGCAGTGTCTGGTCTGGTAATGTTTATTTTTCCCCCCAACCTTAGTTATGCAACTCACTCTGGCTCAGAGACGCACTGTGGCCCAGTCTAAATATAGGAAGGAGCAAAGGtcaggggggtggaggaggtcaCACAACTGGCATAGTTTCCATTAACagacaaatgaaaaaaattaaacatttaaaaaatagggATGGCTAGAGATCTCAACCCTGTAGAAAGGTTGGCCTAAAGTTTTGCTAAAAGCATGTGGATAGTTAGGCCTAGTTGTGAATAAATACACAAATTAGGCTATATAGGatagttgtttgtgtgtgtaggcctATTTGTAACAGACTTCCTGGTTCAATAAAACGTTTTATCCAGAAACAGCCATTCTATGGAAAACTAGGATAGAATATGTGAACCTCAAACATGTGTGAGTGCGTGCTCTGTTTTGTATCATTATGTGTCCAGTTGAACATTTCTGAGTAATTGCAGACTTTGGCTTTTTATTGGGGTGGAAAGAATCAGCCTGAGTCACATTGTGCCAGCTTGGCCACTGCTGCCATCATGGGCCATACTAATCCAGTAAGCAGCAGACTAAACACCATCAGTGCCcagctgtgagtgtgtgtgtgtctgtgtacgctCTATACCACTCTCCATTACAGCATAAAAATAGCCACAAAGGCCTGTTAGAGGACACCTTGTCATGTGTCAGACTGCCCCCATGGGTCAGAACCACGAAAGGGGTTACCACCACCTGCACCGTTCCCACTGGTTCCATAACCTACAGTCCTTTATGTAGAATCCCTGCTCCTACTGTTACCTCAATGCCTGCTGCAGTTTAGTTAATCTACCCCCGTTGCATAACACAACACTCATCCACCATCTTAAGGGATCAATACTTTTTGTGAGAGAGATTACACCTATTTAGCAAAATTGTCCATATTACCAGTAATCACTAAAGGGCTTGATGGGGATTAGGGCTAAATTCCTATGGCAATCCTATTGCATAAAACCCAATATTGCCTCATCTGGTCATGCTCAGGTACTTTTCAGGTAGCCTACACCACTGATCTATTGCACAGAGACACCTCTGTGGGAGTTCAGTTGACCATCTTATTCTGACAGTTTGTTGTTCACCTCTGTGTTTACATATGC
This sequence is a window from Coregonus clupeaformis isolate EN_2021a chromosome 7, ASM2061545v1, whole genome shotgun sequence. Protein-coding genes within it:
- the LOC121569836 gene encoding repressor of RNA polymerase III transcription MAF1 homolog → MKLLENSSFEALSSQLCAETGESRILGRIESYSCKMAGDDKHMFKQFCQEGEPHVLEALSPPQSSATSPPQLGKSSEDGENPLSDKCCRKTLFYLITTLNESFRPDYDFSAARGHEFSREPSLNWVANAVNSSLYSSVGVEFNSLGPELWNSIDKEISLQECDIYSYNPDLDSDPFGEEGSLWSFNYFFYNKRLKRIVFFTCRSISVLSGYGRDCLDNELDMELNDDDEEEIEGFTEDRFPKALCV